A window from Opitutia bacterium ISCC 52 encodes these proteins:
- a CDS encoding aldolase gives MTGTFSDRLRQGEKLYGTLIVSPSPRWPEQIAKLGLDFVFIDTEHIAIDRAELSWMCQTYKALGMYPIVRILSPDPFLATAALDGGACGIVAPYVETADQARDLMGAVKLRPIKGKKLNQLLHKSETASDCLQEYMKEGTKENSLILNIESAEGIQNLDEILEVEGVDGVLIGPHDLSSSLEIPEDYRHPEFDKSVCKIIQTAREKSRGAGIHAIMGAKGLDLEQSWIEAGANFILHSADIIAAVDSLNSEFKTLKAGATGECEQQADSTDPINI, from the coding sequence ATGACAGGCACATTTTCCGACCGACTTCGCCAAGGAGAAAAACTCTACGGCACACTCATCGTTTCTCCCTCTCCAAGATGGCCGGAGCAAATAGCAAAATTGGGTTTGGATTTTGTGTTCATCGATACGGAGCATATTGCAATTGATCGGGCTGAACTTTCCTGGATGTGCCAGACTTACAAGGCGCTGGGAATGTATCCCATTGTTCGGATTTTATCTCCCGACCCCTTTCTGGCGACCGCAGCTCTGGACGGAGGCGCCTGTGGCATCGTCGCTCCCTATGTCGAAACAGCAGATCAGGCTCGTGATTTGATGGGCGCCGTAAAACTTCGTCCCATTAAAGGTAAAAAACTAAATCAACTGTTGCATAAATCGGAGACCGCTTCCGACTGCCTCCAAGAATACATGAAGGAGGGCACCAAAGAAAACTCCCTTATTCTCAATATAGAGAGCGCGGAAGGCATCCAAAACCTGGATGAGATACTGGAAGTCGAAGGAGTAGATGGCGTGTTGATCGGACCGCATGACCTTAGCTCTAGCCTAGAGATCCCTGAAGACTACCGTCATCCGGAATTCGATAAATCAGTCTGCAAAATCATTCAAACAGCCAGGGAGAAAAGTCGCGGAGCCGGTATTCACGCCATCATGGGAGCCAAGGGACTTGACCTGGAGCAAAGTTGGATTGAGGCGGGAGCCAATTTCATTCTACACAGCGCTGACATTATAGCTGCCGTTGATTCGCTAAACTCGGAATTCAAGACCCTGAAAGCTGGAGCTACAGGTGAATGCGAACAACAAGCCGATTCAACGGACCCAATTAACATATAA
- a CDS encoding RraA family protein — translation MPLSYATLLQLKRWNTPTIYNGWEQITKHDRTKDAFNLEPVTDYMPEMGPMVGHAVTVKFEPSVKAHTQNKGNKVDEYRRYVASVPGPKIVIVQDLDKPVMIGSYWGEVNSNIHRALGCVGTITDGAIRDVDEMKNAGFKALCRGLCVGHAYSTPVEWGCDVEVFGQQIQSGQLVHADKHGFMAIPPEDEEALLDASVFMDQNECNTVIAAARSTHGKSTEEILESFKQAGSEFGKAAKEKFNQGGEWS, via the coding sequence ATGCCCTTATCATACGCAACACTCCTTCAGCTAAAACGCTGGAATACCCCCACTATCTACAATGGTTGGGAACAAATCACCAAGCACGACCGTACGAAAGACGCGTTTAATTTGGAGCCGGTTACGGACTATATGCCCGAGATGGGGCCTATGGTTGGACATGCGGTCACGGTGAAGTTTGAGCCGTCGGTCAAAGCGCATACGCAAAACAAAGGAAATAAAGTAGATGAATACAGACGCTATGTGGCCAGTGTGCCGGGCCCCAAAATCGTGATCGTTCAGGATTTGGACAAGCCGGTGATGATCGGTTCGTATTGGGGGGAAGTGAATAGCAATATTCACCGAGCTTTGGGCTGTGTCGGAACCATTACGGATGGAGCCATCCGCGATGTAGATGAAATGAAGAATGCCGGATTTAAAGCACTCTGTCGCGGTCTTTGCGTGGGTCATGCCTATTCGACTCCAGTCGAATGGGGCTGTGACGTAGAAGTATTTGGACAGCAAATACAGTCCGGTCAGTTGGTTCACGCGGACAAACACGGTTTTATGGCGATACCTCCTGAAGATGAAGAAGCCCTTTTAGATGCCTCGGTCTTTATGGATCAAAACGAGTGCAACACGGTGATCGCAGCGGCCCGCTCCACGCATGGGAAATCCACTGAAGAAATTTTGGAGAGTTTTAAGCAGGCGGGATCGGAATTTGGAAAGGCTGCGAAGGAAAAGTTTAATCAAGGAGGAGAGTGGTCCTAA
- a CDS encoding ABC transporter permease — protein MSISAINKLFSSSGSKTWINIAARFLALVIVFMFFAIFVEDGKFYTLRNLENIVRQSSVYATAALGMTFVIIAAGIDLSVGSIIALAVVVVAWTLNIQVDGPAGEMVYLVHQYPFMTPIAACLLAIGASTAVGLLNGAIIVRLRMVPFIVTLGSMGIIRGLAKGIASERDIYPPEETWIGGLMDPTLTNQAKSWMIFPAGVWILIVCIAVASFILKYTRFGRHVYAVGSNEETARLCGVPVGRTKLIVYGLTGFFCALAGFMQFSYIGGVGQPTTGVMYELFVIAAVIIGGASFSGGEGSILGTIIGALIITILYMGGQQMGWPKWVQEMVIGVIIILAVAVDRLHHRKLV, from the coding sequence ATGAGCATCTCTGCAATTAATAAGCTTTTCAGTTCTTCCGGATCTAAGACCTGGATTAATATCGCTGCCCGGTTTCTCGCACTGGTCATCGTCTTTATGTTTTTTGCCATCTTCGTCGAAGACGGAAAATTTTATACCTTAAGAAACCTGGAAAACATTGTTCGTCAAAGTTCGGTTTATGCAACGGCAGCCCTTGGGATGACTTTTGTGATCATCGCTGCAGGTATTGATTTGTCCGTCGGATCCATAATCGCATTGGCGGTGGTGGTGGTAGCTTGGACTTTGAATATTCAAGTCGATGGCCCTGCAGGGGAAATGGTGTATTTAGTTCACCAGTACCCTTTCATGACTCCTATCGCGGCTTGCCTGCTCGCCATCGGTGCATCGACTGCCGTGGGGTTACTCAATGGTGCTATCATCGTCAGGCTGCGGATGGTGCCGTTTATTGTAACCCTGGGCTCGATGGGAATTATTCGTGGATTGGCGAAAGGGATTGCCAGCGAAAGAGACATTTATCCCCCCGAAGAAACCTGGATAGGTGGGCTGATGGATCCGACGCTCACTAATCAGGCAAAGAGTTGGATGATATTTCCTGCTGGCGTTTGGATCTTGATCGTCTGTATCGCGGTAGCGTCCTTTATTTTGAAATACACGCGCTTTGGACGTCACGTCTATGCAGTGGGATCCAATGAAGAAACAGCTCGCTTGTGTGGTGTGCCTGTTGGGCGAACCAAGCTTATCGTTTATGGATTAACTGGGTTCTTTTGCGCATTGGCTGGCTTCATGCAATTTTCCTACATTGGTGGAGTGGGGCAACCGACGACGGGCGTCATGTATGAGCTCTTTGTCATCGCCGCTGTGATTATCGGGGGTGCCAGCTTTTCTGGGGGTGAAGGCTCCATTCTCGGAACCATCATTGGCGCACTGATTATTACCATCCTTTATATGGGTGGACAGCAAATGGGCTGGCCCAAATGGGTGCAGGAAATGGTAATCGGAGTAATTATTATTCTGGCTGTGGCCGTCGATCGATTACACCACCGGAAATTAGTTTAA
- a CDS encoding sugar ABC transporter ATP-binding protein, which translates to MHGIEKSFGATRALKGVDLSVNPGEILALVGENGAGKSTLMKVLSGAHSPDSGTLLLDGEPYTPMNPLHARESGVAMIYQELSLAPHLSTMENILLGIEPANKGLVKWKEMKRLASEAMATVGLESVNPETPVSHLSIAQQQLVEIARAVALDSRVLVLDEPTSSLTAQDIQKLFDLVRSLSAKGIAVIYISHFLEEVQTLSDHFTVLRDGESVGGGITAEARNEEIIELMVGRNVDNLYPRNEHVHGSVKLEVENLCGHAKSGSSSFQLHEGEVFGVAGLVGAGRTELLESIFGLEPVAQGTVKVGAYSGLKTPALSWDQSVGMVSEDRKTQGLALGLSIADNITLPKLDDLGPGRLVMPAKQRTVCDPWIEKIPIKCESAGQMTSDLSGGNQQKVAIARLLHADVDILLLDEPTRGIDVGSKAQIYRLIDSLARGDESQGRKPKAILVVSSYLPELLGICDRIAVMCRGVLSEARPVSKWNEHQLMAAAIGEN; encoded by the coding sequence ATGCACGGTATCGAAAAGAGTTTCGGTGCTACGCGTGCACTGAAAGGTGTGGATCTTTCTGTAAATCCGGGAGAAATATTAGCACTGGTCGGTGAAAATGGTGCTGGTAAAAGCACTTTAATGAAGGTGCTTTCCGGGGCTCATTCACCTGATAGTGGAACGCTGCTTCTAGATGGTGAGCCCTATACTCCGATGAACCCGCTACACGCCAGAGAGTCGGGTGTGGCAATGATTTATCAGGAGCTGTCTTTGGCGCCGCACCTTTCAACCATGGAGAATATTCTTCTTGGGATCGAACCTGCGAATAAGGGATTGGTGAAATGGAAGGAAATGAAACGCCTGGCCAGTGAGGCTATGGCAACGGTGGGATTAGAATCCGTGAACCCAGAAACGCCGGTCAGTCATTTGTCTATCGCTCAACAGCAACTCGTAGAGATTGCCCGTGCGGTGGCTCTGGATAGTCGTGTCCTCGTTTTGGATGAACCAACGAGCTCATTAACGGCTCAAGATATACAAAAGCTTTTCGATCTGGTTCGTTCGCTTTCAGCAAAGGGGATCGCGGTCATTTATATCTCTCACTTTCTTGAAGAGGTGCAGACCTTGAGTGATCATTTTACTGTATTGCGAGACGGTGAAAGTGTCGGAGGTGGAATTACAGCAGAGGCTCGTAATGAAGAAATCATCGAACTCATGGTTGGGCGCAATGTGGATAACCTGTACCCAAGAAATGAACACGTTCATGGCTCGGTTAAATTGGAAGTGGAAAACTTGTGCGGTCATGCCAAGTCGGGATCATCCAGTTTTCAATTGCATGAAGGTGAAGTGTTTGGCGTTGCCGGATTAGTTGGTGCGGGACGGACGGAGCTTCTGGAGTCTATATTTGGGCTGGAGCCGGTTGCGCAGGGAACGGTTAAGGTCGGCGCTTACTCAGGATTAAAAACACCTGCCCTCAGTTGGGACCAAAGCGTCGGTATGGTCAGTGAGGATCGCAAGACGCAGGGGCTCGCGTTGGGCCTGAGTATTGCTGACAACATCACCTTACCTAAACTGGACGATCTGGGACCAGGGCGTTTGGTGATGCCAGCAAAGCAACGAACGGTCTGTGATCCCTGGATCGAGAAAATTCCGATCAAATGTGAGTCGGCTGGACAAATGACAAGTGACCTTTCTGGAGGCAATCAACAGAAGGTGGCCATTGCTCGATTGCTTCATGCCGATGTGGATATTTTATTACTCGATGAGCCAACCCGAGGAATTGACGTTGGGTCGAAGGCTCAGATTTACCGTCTGATTGATTCGCTCGCCCGCGGAGACGAATCGCAGGGCCGCAAACCCAAAGCCATACTCGTTGTGAGCAGCTATCTGCCAGAACTACTCGGCATATGCGATCGCATCGCTGTCATGTGTCGAGGCGTGCTGAGTGAGGCACGTCCGGTAAGCAAGTGGAATGAACACCAATTGATGGCAGCCGCCATTGGTGAGAACTAA
- a CDS encoding sulfatase-like hydrolase/transferase, protein MSRAPSCIIITLLTYLVMTIHSVAESPNFVVILTDDQSWVGSSLEIIPGDEHTKSDYYRTPHIERLASTGIRFTQGYSPAPFCCPTRRSILIGQTPARHIYQKDQRNWTVNYRKQLSIPQMLKSANPDYRAAHFGKWDFRFDDVTPEEMGYDISDGVTTNGTGGGKGSGGPSPQEDPKLIWGITERASEFMETQSQAGHPFYLQVSHYAVHLDIFYREQTLKKTSNWRKGQKHSMPEFAAMTSDVDTGIGLLIDKIDSLGLTDSTYIFFLSDNGGRNGIPGQDDPEVHRNDPLREGKGTVYEGGVRVPFIISGPGVDKNAISDVVVTGLDILPTLAELAGYKKALPKALDGGSLSPMIHNGGRGKVQRNNPFFIFHQAVARDAETSLILGDYKLVKTWDRDRLELFDISKDIGESKDLSKKNPKKAEELHRHMVNFLKEVGAETRKVGSKAEVYENAKPL, encoded by the coding sequence AAGCTGGGTGGGCAGCTCTCTTGAAATTATTCCAGGAGATGAACATACCAAAAGCGATTACTACCGGACGCCCCACATCGAACGGCTGGCCTCGACAGGAATCAGATTCACTCAAGGCTATTCGCCGGCTCCATTTTGTTGTCCTACCCGACGCAGCATTCTGATTGGGCAAACACCGGCTCGCCACATTTATCAAAAAGATCAGCGGAACTGGACCGTGAATTATCGAAAGCAGCTGAGTATTCCACAGATGCTCAAGTCAGCGAATCCCGACTATCGCGCTGCACACTTCGGCAAATGGGACTTTCGTTTCGATGATGTCACACCCGAGGAAATGGGTTACGATATCAGTGATGGGGTTACGACCAATGGCACCGGAGGCGGCAAAGGCAGTGGAGGTCCATCACCTCAGGAAGATCCGAAATTGATTTGGGGCATCACGGAACGCGCGAGTGAATTTATGGAGACACAGTCGCAAGCGGGACACCCCTTCTACCTACAGGTTTCTCACTATGCTGTGCATTTGGATATTTTCTACCGGGAGCAAACGCTCAAGAAAACGAGTAACTGGCGAAAAGGACAGAAACACTCTATGCCGGAATTTGCAGCTATGACATCCGACGTGGATACGGGCATTGGACTATTAATCGACAAGATCGATTCACTCGGGCTGACAGATTCGACTTACATTTTCTTCCTTTCCGATAACGGTGGAAGAAACGGTATTCCTGGTCAGGATGATCCTGAAGTTCACCGAAACGACCCATTGCGCGAAGGAAAAGGTACTGTTTACGAAGGTGGAGTTCGTGTGCCTTTTATCATTTCCGGACCCGGCGTTGATAAAAACGCTATCAGCGATGTTGTTGTTACCGGTCTGGACATCCTCCCGACTCTGGCTGAGCTTGCAGGTTATAAGAAGGCTCTACCCAAGGCCCTAGACGGTGGTAGCCTGAGCCCAATGATTCACAATGGGGGACGTGGAAAGGTTCAGCGCAATAATCCCTTTTTCATCTTTCACCAGGCAGTTGCTCGCGATGCCGAGACATCCCTAATTCTCGGCGACTATAAATTAGTCAAAACCTGGGATAGGGATCGCCTTGAGCTCTTCGACATATCCAAGGACATCGGTGAATCGAAAGACCTTTCTAAAAAGAATCCCAAGAAGGCAGAGGAACTCCATCGGCACATGGTAAACTTCCTAAAAGAGGTCGGAGCCGAAACGAGGAAAGTCGGATCCAAAGCTGAGGTCTATGAAAACGCGAAGCCTCTATAA
- a CDS encoding MFS transporter has product MSSHKPTNVRWLVLGLSSMISLILYVHRYTWTIIRPQLEQEYGFSNTQLEWIFTSFQFSYALGQIPSGIVSDFFGAHIFLSSSIAVWSLCLVLFASVGSIWAFAGARVLFGAAQAGAYPSLSGISGRWFVPSSRTTLQGFISSFAGRMGGALAPVIMATVLIGHFGYSWRMTLVIMSGVGILFAAVFFILYRNSPQIDGRVNDEELKLIQEGTEPKGLTVRTLTPLVIALPLTILYYNWVTVTFLVVALAFFLNPMVSAIFGRKKFKHSDDTNSESSKDSAKKPERKILKLSNAIKHRSYQLLLFQQTANAGADVVYTSVLGSVFVAKGVSWTELGMFASLPLIGGAIGGYVGGYLNDVLFRILGNRLWSRRIMGALGKAIAAGCLLIAISQTSAEALAWGLFVVKFFSDWSQPTVWGACTDIGGPNAGTVFSGVNMMGNIGALVMPLVVGPLLDHYSTMETVGGELIRNTDYVPMFILVACLYLVSSITWLFIDCTKTIQSETKQESE; this is encoded by the coding sequence ATGAGCTCCCATAAACCTACGAATGTACGCTGGCTGGTCCTAGGCCTTAGTTCGATGATCTCCTTGATCCTCTATGTCCACCGTTACACTTGGACAATTATACGGCCGCAGCTGGAACAAGAGTATGGATTCTCAAATACGCAATTGGAGTGGATATTCACATCGTTCCAGTTCAGTTACGCCTTAGGACAAATCCCCAGTGGCATTGTCTCTGACTTTTTTGGAGCGCATATCTTTCTAAGTTCTAGCATCGCGGTGTGGTCCCTTTGCCTGGTCCTCTTTGCGAGCGTTGGTAGCATCTGGGCTTTTGCAGGAGCGCGGGTTCTGTTCGGAGCCGCACAAGCGGGAGCCTATCCTAGCCTAAGTGGCATTTCCGGCAGGTGGTTCGTTCCATCTAGCAGAACCACACTGCAGGGATTTATCTCAAGCTTCGCAGGCAGAATGGGCGGTGCCTTGGCCCCGGTCATTATGGCTACCGTTCTAATCGGACACTTCGGTTATTCCTGGCGGATGACACTGGTCATCATGTCGGGAGTCGGCATACTGTTTGCGGCTGTATTCTTCATTTTATATCGCAACTCCCCGCAAATAGATGGCCGCGTGAATGATGAGGAGTTGAAACTCATTCAAGAAGGCACGGAACCGAAAGGGCTCACCGTGAGAACTCTCACTCCCCTCGTCATTGCATTACCTTTAACCATCCTCTACTATAACTGGGTCACGGTCACATTTCTCGTCGTCGCACTCGCATTTTTTCTTAATCCCATGGTCTCAGCCATCTTCGGCAGGAAAAAATTCAAGCATAGCGATGATACTAACTCCGAATCATCGAAGGACTCAGCCAAGAAGCCCGAACGAAAGATCCTCAAGCTTTCCAATGCGATCAAACATCGCAGCTATCAGTTGCTTCTATTTCAACAAACCGCGAATGCCGGTGCGGACGTCGTATATACATCAGTATTGGGAAGTGTATTTGTCGCCAAAGGTGTATCATGGACTGAATTAGGCATGTTTGCCAGTCTTCCCCTCATTGGAGGCGCCATTGGCGGCTATGTCGGTGGTTACCTGAACGATGTACTATTCAGGATTCTGGGAAACAGGCTCTGGTCACGTCGCATCATGGGGGCCCTGGGAAAAGCCATCGCCGCAGGTTGCCTGCTTATTGCTATATCACAAACAAGCGCAGAGGCCCTGGCATGGGGATTGTTTGTAGTAAAATTCTTTAGTGATTGGTCCCAACCTACCGTTTGGGGAGCCTGCACCGATATAGGAGGACCCAATGCCGGAACCGTATTCAGTGGCGTAAATATGATGGGGAACATAGGAGCCTTGGTAATGCCGTTGGTCGTTGGCCCCCTGCTCGATCATTATTCGACTATGGAAACAGTCGGAGGCGAATTAATCCGAAACACCGACTACGTCCCCATGTTCATACTCGTTGCCTGTCTCTATTTGGTAAGTTCAATCACCTGGCTATTCATTGATTGCACCAAAACCATCCAATCCGAGACCAAACAAGAATCAGAGTAA
- a CDS encoding c-type cytochrome, translated as MKLTDPRAKAALEVLKNNQDDVVSNFAATLENSLNQPTSFSSTPAPEIPNGSSAAYEVSDETFQTFTEALSEERDLSAGHQVFKLHCALCHKVGEEGNEVGPDVLGEAGVAEESLLRHVIIPNARIRPEFGTTYVIMKDGSLVTCLLKEDGPTGITLTIPGGIQQTLLRKDIERIERRYASMMPPKDMANLLGWINSQL; from the coding sequence TTGAAACTGACTGATCCTCGAGCAAAAGCTGCCCTGGAAGTGCTCAAGAACAACCAGGATGACGTCGTTTCAAATTTTGCAGCTACTCTGGAAAACAGTTTAAACCAGCCGACTAGCTTTAGCAGTACACCAGCCCCTGAAATTCCAAATGGCTCCTCAGCAGCATACGAAGTTAGTGATGAGACCTTTCAGACATTCACCGAAGCTCTCAGTGAAGAACGTGATTTATCAGCCGGACACCAAGTCTTCAAACTGCACTGCGCGCTTTGCCACAAAGTTGGCGAAGAGGGTAACGAGGTAGGGCCCGACGTATTAGGCGAAGCCGGCGTGGCCGAAGAATCCCTGCTTCGACATGTTATCATTCCCAATGCTCGAATACGCCCTGAGTTCGGAACGACCTACGTGATCATGAAAGATGGCAGCCTGGTAACTTGCTTGCTCAAGGAAGATGGACCCACAGGTATTACGCTGACCATTCCCGGCGGGATCCAACAAACCCTCTTGAGGAAAGATATTGAACGTATCGAACGCCGTTACGCCTCAATGATGCCACCCAAGGATATGGCGAATCTGTTGGGTTGGATAAATAGCCAACTTTAA
- a CDS encoding HEAT repeat domain-containing protein, with the protein MIPALHVLNRLNKLRAVQLIPYLTHLSADVRIHTIQLCASRLSDSDLLEAVIQAANKESNARVQIEFALVLGETQSPASLPVLADYARKSIETPWMADAILSSVHGRSAKLLDILLKEGHEADPFIQFMPPD; encoded by the coding sequence GTGATTCCTGCCCTCCATGTATTGAATCGTTTAAACAAACTAAGAGCCGTTCAACTGATTCCCTATTTAACTCACCTCAGTGCTGATGTCCGCATCCACACGATTCAATTGTGCGCTTCCAGGTTAAGCGATTCAGACCTCTTAGAAGCAGTCATTCAAGCAGCCAATAAGGAATCGAATGCACGGGTTCAAATCGAGTTTGCATTGGTCCTTGGCGAAACCCAATCACCGGCCAGCCTTCCTGTTCTGGCGGACTATGCGAGGAAGTCAATTGAGACGCCTTGGATGGCAGACGCGATTCTGAGTTCTGTCCATGGAAGAAGTGCAAAGTTACTCGATATCCTTCTTAAGGAGGGTCACGAAGCAGATCCCTTTATTCAATTTATGCCCCCGGATTGA
- a CDS encoding substrate-binding domain-containing protein, with amino-acid sequence MTNSKKSSLLTFISALSLLVLISGCSSSEDGGSGSSSSDRTTIAAIPKATGGDFWETVEAGARRAATELDIDLKWEGTVTETEIAEQTKIIENMINLGVDAIALAPLNNQAQRKPVQSAVDNGIPVVVFDSGVDGNAHSSFVATDNELGGKLGADYLSEQLSGKGKIIVFRYVQGTASTTKRSDGFIEAAKAAGHEIVADPFSESGTLEGSKSVVANTFERFIQNGKLDIDGVFAANLTATLGVSSAMDDLRDSGIEVDITFVGFDSSKKLVEEVQSGKIDALIVQSPEKMGYLAVKTALAVSRGETVDALIDTGVEVVTAERLKNEADIRTLVGLK; translated from the coding sequence ATGACTAATTCAAAAAAATCTAGCCTTCTCACTTTTATCTCAGCCCTTTCTTTACTGGTTCTAATTTCCGGATGTTCCTCATCTGAGGACGGTGGTTCAGGATCTTCCAGTAGTGATAGAACCACCATAGCCGCTATCCCCAAAGCAACCGGTGGTGACTTCTGGGAAACCGTCGAAGCCGGAGCTCGTAGAGCCGCTACAGAGTTGGATATTGATTTAAAATGGGAAGGCACAGTGACCGAAACTGAAATCGCCGAGCAGACCAAAATCATTGAGAATATGATCAATCTGGGAGTAGATGCCATCGCATTGGCACCTCTCAATAATCAGGCTCAAAGAAAACCGGTTCAATCGGCCGTTGATAACGGAATTCCCGTGGTCGTTTTTGACTCGGGTGTCGACGGGAATGCTCACTCCAGTTTTGTGGCTACCGACAATGAACTGGGAGGCAAGCTCGGCGCTGATTATCTATCTGAGCAGCTTTCCGGTAAGGGGAAGATCATCGTATTTCGTTATGTCCAAGGAACGGCGAGCACCACCAAACGCTCGGATGGATTTATTGAGGCTGCCAAAGCAGCGGGTCATGAGATCGTTGCTGACCCATTTTCTGAATCCGGAACGCTTGAAGGTTCCAAGAGTGTGGTTGCCAATACGTTCGAACGTTTCATTCAAAACGGCAAACTGGATATCGACGGCGTATTTGCCGCGAACCTGACCGCCACATTGGGTGTGTCTTCGGCCATGGATGATTTAAGAGATAGCGGAATTGAAGTGGATATAACCTTTGTTGGTTTTGATAGCTCCAAAAAACTGGTTGAAGAAGTCCAGTCTGGGAAAATCGATGCGCTCATTGTTCAGAGTCCTGAGAAGATGGGCTACCTTGCTGTAAAAACGGCACTGGCAGTTTCCAGGGGTGAAACGGTGGATGCCTTAATTGATACTGGCGTTGAAGTGGTCACCGCGGAACGCCTGAAAAATGAGGCCGACATTCGCACGCTAGTAGGCTTAAAATAG
- a CDS encoding D-2-hydroxyacid dehydrogenase, whose protein sequence is MKIVVLDGYALNPGDLNWDALEALGDLTVYDRSSPEEVQERAKDCDVLITNKAIVSAETIASTESLKYIGVLATGVNIVDVDAAAEKDIPVCNVVGYGPDSVAQMVFAHILNFTHRLADQARDAMAGGWSLNPDFCYWNFPLIELKDQTIGIVGLGQIGSATARIAQGFGMRVIATTRDTSRPAPNGVTWATLDELFAESDYISLHCPLTDETENMINTDRLEQMKDSAILINTGRGQLVDESALALALNAGQIAGAGLDVLSSEPPSQDNPLFLAKNCFITPHIAWATKAARSRLMDMAVENLRSFQRGEAINRVN, encoded by the coding sequence ATGAAGATTGTAGTATTAGATGGATATGCCCTGAACCCCGGGGATCTGAATTGGGATGCTCTGGAGGCGCTTGGAGATTTGACGGTTTACGATCGCTCCTCTCCTGAGGAAGTCCAGGAACGAGCAAAAGACTGCGACGTATTGATTACTAACAAAGCCATTGTTTCGGCCGAAACGATTGCTAGCACCGAATCCTTAAAATACATCGGTGTTCTGGCAACCGGAGTAAACATCGTTGATGTAGATGCCGCGGCCGAGAAAGACATTCCCGTGTGTAATGTTGTAGGTTACGGTCCCGATTCGGTCGCCCAAATGGTGTTCGCTCATATCCTGAATTTTACTCACCGGCTAGCGGATCAGGCTCGTGATGCCATGGCGGGTGGTTGGTCGCTTAATCCGGATTTCTGCTACTGGAACTTCCCGCTGATTGAGTTAAAAGACCAGACGATAGGTATTGTCGGGCTTGGCCAGATTGGCAGTGCCACGGCTCGTATTGCTCAAGGATTTGGGATGCGGGTCATTGCCACAACTCGAGATACCAGTCGTCCAGCTCCGAATGGAGTCACTTGGGCTACTTTGGATGAGCTCTTTGCTGAGAGTGATTATATATCGCTTCACTGTCCGCTTACGGATGAAACAGAAAACATGATCAATACGGACCGTCTCGAGCAGATGAAAGATTCCGCTATCTTGATAAACACCGGTCGTGGTCAGCTCGTAGATGAGAGTGCCCTTGCTTTGGCCCTTAATGCAGGGCAAATTGCTGGCGCCGGATTGGACGTCTTGTCTTCAGAACCTCCCAGCCAAGACAACCCCTTGTTTTTAGCAAAAAACTGCTTTATAACACCTCATATTGCCTGGGCGACCAAGGCCGCCCGAAGCCGTTTGATGGATATGGCGGTTGAAAATCTTCGTAGTTTTCAGCGTGGTGAGGCGATCAATCGGGTTAATTAA